Proteins from a genomic interval of Scophthalmus maximus strain ysfricsl-2021 chromosome 22, ASM2237912v1, whole genome shotgun sequence:
- the LOC118292265 gene encoding glyceraldehyde-3-phosphate dehydrogenase: MVKIGINGFGRIGRLVTRAAATGGKVEVVAINDPFIDLDYMVYMFKYDSTHGVWKHGEVKAEGGKLVVGNMHIAVFHERDPANIKWGDAGVDYVVESTGVFTTIEKASAHLKGGAKRVVISAPSADAPMFVMGVNHEKYDNSMKVVSNASCTTNCLAPLAKVINDNFGIVEGLMSTVHAVTATQKTVDGPSGKLWRDGRGASQNIIPASTGAAKAVGKVIPDLNGKLTGMAFRVPTPNVSVIDLTVRLEKPAKYDDIKKVVKAAAEGPMKGFLGYTEDQVVSTDFNSDPHSSIFDAGAGIALNDHFVKLVSWYDNEFGYSNRVCDLVQHMFSKE, encoded by the exons ATGGTGAAGATCGGAATCAACGG ATTCGGACGTATCGGCCGTCTGGTGACCCGTGCCGCGGCCACGGGGGgcaaggtggaggtggtggcCATCAACGACCCCTTCATCGACCTGGACTACATG GTCTACATGTTCAAGTACGACTCCACCCACGGCGTGTGGAAGCACGGGGAGGTGAAGGCCGAGGGCGGCAAGCTGGTGGTGGGCAACATGCACATCGCCGTCTTCCACGA GAGGGATCCCGCCAACATCAAGTGGGGCGATGCCGGCGTCGACTACGTGGTGGAGTCCACCGGCGTGTTCACCACCATCGAGAAGGCGTCT gctCACCTGAAGGGCGGAGCCAAGAGGGTGGTGATCTCCGCTCCCAGTGCCGACGCCCCCATGTTCGTCATGGGCGTCAACCACGAGAAGTACGACAACTCCATGAAGGTTGTCAG CAACGCCTCCTGCACAACCAACTGCCTGGCTCCGCTCGCCAAGGTCATCAACGACAACTTCGGCATCGTCGAGGGTCTCATG agCACGGTCCACGCCGTCACCGCCACGCAGAAGACCGTGGACGGTCCGTCTGGGAAGCTGTGGAGGGACGGACGTGGAGCCTCCCAGAACATCATCCCCGCCTCCACCGGCGCCGCCAAGGCCGTGGGCAAGGTCATCCCCGATCTGAACGG CAAACTGACCGGTATGGCGTTCCGTGTCCCGACCCCCAACGTGTCCGTCATCGACCTGACTGTCCGTCTGGAGAAGCCT GCCAAGTACGATGACATCAAGAAGGTGGTCAAGGCCGCGGCCGAGGGTCCCATGAAGGGATTTCTGGGATACACAGAAGACCAG GTCGTGTCCACGGACTTCAACAgcgaccctcactcctccatCTTCGACGCCGGCGCCGGCATCGCGCTCAACGACCACTTCGTCAAGCTGGTGTCATG GTACGACAACGAGTTCGGCTACAGTAACCGCGTGTGCGACCTCGTCCAGCACATGTTCTCCAAGGAGTGA